The Bacillota bacterium genome has a window encoding:
- a CDS encoding LacI family transcriptional regulator, protein MRPTLQDMADILKVSKSTVSRALAGDSRTSQGTRERVRALAERLGYRPHPVARGLATRRTNTIGLAVPCAPRSLSDPFYLEFLGSVGDYAMKKGCSLLLSAMEGDDAGARRSHMELADPARVDGMILTEPKQRDERVSVLREMGLPFVFLGFCPDPAVSWVSGDNREGAAKAVRYLIELGHKRIGCITGPLDQTASAARYGGYEQALSEAGLRVDRNLVISGDFTQAGGHEAMHELLSGGLGISAVFVSNDVMAFGALKALREEGLSVPADISVVGFDGISMSRYTDPSLTTVRQPIAELGRKAVEILITMIEGGSSLPAHLTLPVEIQVGESSGPAPAVSGVGAVMG, encoded by the coding sequence ATGAGGCCGACTTTGCAGGATATGGCTGACATCCTCAAGGTGTCCAAGTCAACGGTTTCGAGGGCACTCGCGGGTGACTCCCGCACTAGCCAAGGGACACGAGAGCGGGTGCGTGCACTTGCGGAACGGTTGGGTTACCGGCCACACCCTGTGGCGCGAGGGCTTGCCACGAGGCGGACCAACACTATTGGGCTCGCAGTTCCATGTGCCCCCAGATCCCTGTCGGACCCTTTCTATCTCGAGTTCCTGGGGAGTGTCGGGGACTACGCGATGAAGAAAGGATGCAGCCTCCTCCTGTCCGCAATGGAGGGGGATGATGCCGGCGCCCGCCGTTCCCACATGGAACTGGCGGACCCAGCCCGCGTCGACGGAATGATACTGACCGAACCCAAGCAGAGGGACGAACGCGTGTCGGTCCTGCGCGAGATGGGGCTCCCTTTTGTGTTCCTCGGCTTCTGCCCTGACCCTGCGGTCTCTTGGGTGAGTGGCGACAACAGGGAAGGGGCGGCAAAAGCCGTAAGGTACCTGATCGAGCTTGGCCACAAGAGGATCGGATGCATTACAGGGCCACTGGATCAGACGGCGTCAGCCGCAAGATACGGCGGTTACGAGCAGGCCCTTTCCGAGGCCGGCCTCCGGGTGGACCGCAATCTCGTGATCTCGGGGGACTTTACCCAGGCTGGAGGGCATGAGGCGATGCACGAGCTCCTCTCAGGCGGTCTTGGCATCTCTGCGGTCTTTGTGTCCAACGACGTCATGGCCTTTGGAGCGCTCAAAGCCCTGCGCGAGGAAGGCCTGTCTGTTCCGGCCGACATCTCAGTTGTTGGCTTTGACGGCATCTCGATGTCTCGGTACACCGATCCGTCTCTCACGACTGTAAGGCAACCCATTGCAGAACTGGGACGCAAGGCGGTGGAGATCCTCATCACGATGATTGAGGGGGGCTCCTCCCTGCCTGCCCACTTGACTCTGCCTGTTGAGATTCAGGTGGGAGAGTCGTCCGGACCTGCGCCGGCGGTCAGCGGTGTAGGCGCTGTGATGGGCTGA
- a CDS encoding ABC transporter substrate-binding protein, translating into MQRKVLTLALAVLICASFSISAAEKKLTVIGGWSGPEMDAFLPVLRAFEQETGIKVDYQIYRAEDLAILLPAQFAAKTAPADVIFMWAWFINKQAQAGHILDVTGQIREADFLMGALDPLKVGNKIYGTVYTGKVKPGFWYRKSFFAKHGLEVPTTWPEFTDLLAKIKKIPGIKAPIVSGDGVGWPLSDVTEHFIATFGGPELHRSLAAGSISWTDPVVRGIFEGRLVPLLKAGYFSEPIEWTMALDLWWGGDYALYFMGSWITGMVKDPNDLGVFSLPGAMGVVFATDYAFVPAYTKAPAEAKRLLEFLGTKGQEIQVKQGGHIATYANVALDAYPPVDRGVANLLRGRVALSDLDDTVGGEFQTAFWDQLKLLWVSPGRVGEVLDTLQRKSSK; encoded by the coding sequence ATGCAAAGAAAAGTACTGACCTTGGCTCTGGCGGTGCTTATCTGCGCAAGTTTCAGCATCTCCGCGGCGGAGAAGAAGCTCACGGTGATAGGCGGTTGGTCGGGACCGGAGATGGACGCATTCCTGCCAGTACTTCGGGCGTTCGAGCAGGAGACAGGCATAAAGGTAGACTACCAGATCTACAGGGCTGAAGACTTGGCCATTCTCCTTCCTGCTCAATTCGCCGCTAAGACTGCCCCTGCCGATGTGATCTTCATGTGGGCGTGGTTCATCAATAAGCAGGCGCAAGCCGGCCACATCCTGGATGTGACAGGGCAGATCCGCGAGGCCGACTTCCTCATGGGTGCTCTCGATCCCTTGAAGGTCGGGAACAAGATCTACGGCACGGTCTACACTGGCAAGGTGAAGCCCGGGTTCTGGTACAGAAAGTCGTTTTTCGCCAAGCACGGGCTTGAGGTCCCCACCACTTGGCCTGAGTTCACAGATCTTCTCGCGAAGATCAAGAAGATACCCGGAATCAAGGCCCCGATAGTGAGCGGGGATGGAGTGGGCTGGCCGCTTTCTGACGTGACGGAACACTTCATTGCGACGTTTGGCGGCCCTGAGCTACACAGGAGCCTTGCGGCGGGCAGTATCTCGTGGACAGATCCCGTGGTCCGGGGGATCTTCGAAGGCAGGCTGGTTCCGCTGCTCAAGGCGGGGTACTTCAGTGAACCGATCGAATGGACCATGGCCCTCGATCTGTGGTGGGGCGGGGACTATGCCCTGTACTTCATGGGGAGCTGGATCACGGGCATGGTCAAAGACCCGAACGATCTGGGCGTGTTCTCACTTCCGGGTGCCATGGGGGTAGTGTTCGCCACGGACTACGCGTTCGTTCCGGCCTACACCAAGGCTCCGGCTGAGGCGAAGAGACTCCTCGAGTTCCTCGGCACCAAGGGCCAGGAGATCCAGGTCAAGCAGGGTGGCCACATCGCCACATATGCGAACGTTGCGCTCGATGCCTACCCGCCGGTTGACCGGGGAGTGGCGAACCTTCTCCGCGGCCGCGTCGCTCTCAGCGACTTGGATGACACGGTAGGCGGAGAGTTCCAGACAGCTTTCTGGGATCAGCTCAAGCTCCTCTGGGTGAGCCCCGGAAGGGTTGGCGAGGTCCTCGACACCCTCCAGAGGAAGTCCTCTAAGTAG
- a CDS encoding sugar ABC transporter permease translates to MREKHVRSLFFVPAILLLLVFVIYPVANTIYISFFTPEGRFVFLSNYADVMSQPELVDPRGFQRGFPFGALVHNFLWVLIHLPLTVFLGLILAVTLRDVKGGAIIKSVIFLGMVTPMIVGGIILRFLFDGSVGIVPFLMSLVGFTPKTLTAYPDTALFALILGSLWLWTPFSMVLYSAGLETIPDYVYEAARIDGASPARQFFAITVPMLKPVTSVVVTMTFLWVLKIFDIVFVATMGGPGGASNVLALQMYMYAFREFNFNAAAVVSTVLMLLALLVAIPMIRSIKAEG, encoded by the coding sequence GTGAGGGAGAAGCACGTGCGCTCGCTCTTCTTCGTTCCGGCCATTCTGCTTCTTTTGGTTTTCGTGATCTACCCGGTGGCGAACACCATCTACATAAGCTTCTTCACCCCTGAAGGCAGATTCGTCTTTCTCTCCAACTACGCGGACGTGATGTCTCAGCCGGAACTGGTGGATCCGAGAGGATTTCAGCGCGGATTTCCTTTTGGCGCGCTCGTCCACAACTTCCTGTGGGTCTTGATTCACCTTCCTCTCACTGTTTTCCTCGGCCTGATACTCGCGGTGACATTGAGGGACGTGAAGGGCGGGGCCATAATCAAGTCCGTGATATTCCTGGGCATGGTTACTCCCATGATCGTCGGGGGGATTATTCTCCGTTTCCTTTTCGATGGGAGTGTTGGGATAGTTCCATTTCTCATGAGCCTGGTGGGGTTCACCCCGAAGACTCTGACGGCTTATCCAGACACTGCACTTTTCGCACTCATCCTTGGATCGCTCTGGCTGTGGACGCCGTTCAGCATGGTGCTCTACTCCGCGGGCCTGGAGACGATACCGGACTACGTCTATGAGGCTGCGAGGATCGATGGCGCCAGCCCGGCGCGGCAGTTCTTCGCCATCACGGTCCCTATGTTGAAACCCGTGACCAGTGTAGTGGTGACCATGACGTTCCTGTGGGTCCTCAAGATCTTCGACATAGTCTTTGTCGCCACGATGGGCGGGCCAGGTGGCGCCTCAAACGTGCTCGCCTTGCAGATGTACATGTACGCGTTCCGTGAGTTCAATTTCAATGCGGCAGCGGTGGTATCCACTGTGCTGATGCTCTTGGCGCTGCTGGTGGCGATACCAATGATCAGGTCTATCAAGGCGGAGGGGTGA
- a CDS encoding carbohydrate ABC transporter permease encodes MKRKSRSALAVNVLAWLIGLVWLIPFLGVLMASFRPLSEISRGWWRFASFTPTFKNFVGAWNHPAAPLARGMLNSLKVAIPGTILPILAASTAAYGFARFRFRLRDYLFLTIVILMTLPQQMIAIPIYRIMRDLGAVDTHFGLVLLHAAWGIPWILYFMRNFFTTLPVEVEEAARVDGASDFRIFFNIILPMSLPALASAAVLQFMWVWSDFFLALILVYSPDKLLATQRIPLLRGVFHVDWGVLAAGAILVMIVPILIFVLLQRYYVRGMVGWVSK; translated from the coding sequence ATGAAACGGAAGAGCAGGTCCGCGCTTGCCGTCAACGTTCTAGCCTGGCTGATAGGCCTGGTGTGGCTGATCCCGTTCCTCGGAGTCTTGATGGCGTCGTTCAGGCCGCTGTCCGAAATCAGCCGCGGATGGTGGCGGTTTGCCAGCTTCACACCGACGTTCAAGAACTTCGTAGGGGCGTGGAACCACCCTGCCGCTCCCCTGGCGCGGGGCATGCTGAATTCCCTAAAGGTTGCCATCCCTGGCACGATCCTGCCGATCCTGGCAGCCTCCACCGCGGCTTACGGGTTTGCCCGTTTCAGGTTCCGCTTGAGGGACTACCTCTTCCTCACCATCGTCATCCTGATGACTCTTCCCCAGCAGATGATCGCTATTCCCATCTACCGGATCATGCGGGACCTGGGCGCTGTCGATACCCACTTCGGGCTGGTGCTTCTACACGCGGCGTGGGGCATCCCCTGGATTCTCTACTTCATGAGGAACTTCTTCACCACCTTGCCCGTGGAGGTGGAGGAAGCGGCACGGGTGGATGGGGCGTCGGACTTCCGGATCTTCTTCAATATCATCCTCCCGATGTCTCTTCCCGCTCTGGCGTCCGCAGCGGTGCTGCAGTTTATGTGGGTGTGGAGTGACTTCTTCCTGGCCCTCATCTTGGTGTATTCACCGGATAAGCTGCTTGCAACGCAGAGGATCCCCCTTCTGCGCGGGGTGTTTCACGTGGACTGGGGTGTCCTTGCGGCAGGGGCGATACTTGTCATGATAGTCCCGATCCTCATCTTTGTGCTGCTGCAGCGTTACTACGTAAGAGGAATGGTTGGCTGGGTCTCCAAGTGA
- a CDS encoding glycosyltransferase, translating to MFREVDVPAKSLLDHVPHSGEDAVREVESRGRALRGLKVLHLSSTSYGGGVAELLYTIVPLLRDAGIDAHWYVIEGAPEAFFEVTKKIHNSLQGMAAPLSETEWNLYVEVNQALASGFPSDDWDVVVVHDPQPAAVRHFLRQSPLAGLSGCRWFWRCHIDISQPLESTWRGLHPYVNLHNGVIVTTGAYGRPEISVPIHEIAPSIDPTSPKNVVKSELEVRETLAAFGLDPSRRMIVQVSRFDPWKDPFGVVDSYRLVKEKHPDVQLALVGAIASDDPEGVRLLADLKREAESDPDIHVLSNEDGVHAPEVAAFQLGADVVVQKSMREGFGLTITEAMWKARPVVAGRATGCALQITDGRDGFLVRTTPECADRITQLLENPELGESLGRAARETVRRRFLSTRHVLDYLTLFAG from the coding sequence ATGTTCCGGGAAGTGGATGTGCCCGCCAAGTCTCTCTTGGACCACGTGCCGCATTCGGGAGAGGATGCTGTCCGGGAGGTTGAGTCGCGCGGCCGAGCGCTCAGGGGTCTGAAGGTGCTGCATCTCAGTTCCACCTCATACGGGGGAGGCGTTGCGGAGCTTCTCTACACCATCGTGCCGCTTCTGCGGGACGCGGGGATCGACGCTCACTGGTATGTGATCGAGGGTGCGCCTGAAGCATTCTTCGAAGTCACCAAAAAGATACACAACTCGCTTCAGGGCATGGCGGCTCCGCTTTCCGAGACAGAATGGAATCTCTATGTCGAAGTCAACCAGGCGCTTGCCTCGGGCTTCCCCAGCGATGACTGGGATGTGGTGGTGGTGCACGACCCCCAACCCGCCGCCGTCCGGCATTTCCTCCGCCAATCCCCTCTGGCGGGCCTGTCGGGGTGCCGCTGGTTCTGGCGGTGCCACATAGACATCTCCCAGCCTCTCGAGTCGACGTGGCGGGGACTCCACCCTTACGTGAACTTGCACAACGGGGTTATCGTGACAACAGGAGCGTACGGACGGCCTGAGATTTCCGTGCCCATCCACGAGATAGCGCCTTCCATAGACCCCACAAGCCCTAAGAACGTCGTGAAGAGTGAGCTGGAGGTGCGCGAGACACTGGCCGCTTTTGGGCTGGATCCATCAAGGCGGATGATCGTGCAGGTGTCCAGGTTTGACCCGTGGAAGGATCCGTTTGGGGTAGTGGATAGCTACCGGCTTGTGAAGGAGAAGCACCCTGACGTGCAACTTGCCCTGGTAGGCGCTATTGCGTCCGACGATCCGGAGGGGGTCAGGTTGCTCGCGGACCTGAAACGGGAGGCGGAGTCGGACCCGGACATACATGTGTTGTCGAATGAGGACGGTGTCCACGCTCCTGAGGTGGCTGCGTTCCAACTCGGGGCCGATGTGGTCGTCCAGAAATCCATGCGAGAGGGGTTCGGCCTAACCATCACTGAGGCCATGTGGAAGGCCAGACCAGTGGTGGCGGGGAGGGCGACAGGGTGTGCCTTGCAGATCACGGACGGACGCGACGGGTTCCTGGTCCGGACGACGCCGGAGTGTGCGGACAGGATAACACAGCTCCTGGAGAACCCCGAACTTGGAGAGAGCTTGGGCAGGGCGGCGAGGGAGACCGTGCGGCGGCGATTTCTTTCCACAAGGCACGTCCTCGACTACCTCACGCTCTTCGCCGGCTGA
- a CDS encoding YncE family protein: MARMNTLDPERFPSCLKKDASWPRKWEEATIAPGAQADVDLAPACFDCGIAYVPNFFDNTVSVVDVVRAREVTTVPVGSLPYAVRVSPDKRFVYVSNFGDDTLSVIRTFDNQVVATINLATPSFPANGPEGVAVSPDNRYVYVANFLSDNMTVVDAIRRVVVTDVPFGTGAAHPAITPDGLLAYVTLPNADEVAVVDLNVNLEVDRVTVGTDPEDIDIARRKPLALVANQVSDDVTAINTALAAASGTPIPVGSVPTGVATAPSEQVAYVTNQGSGTVSVVNIFTHSQVGTITVGNSPIGVDTTGGGRFVIVSNFADDTVSIVDAAQSLVQATVPVGSGPLFLAVL; this comes from the coding sequence ATGGCCAGAATGAACACCCTTGATCCGGAGAGGTTTCCATCATGTCTTAAGAAGGACGCCTCTTGGCCCAGAAAGTGGGAAGAGGCTACGATAGCCCCAGGCGCTCAAGCGGATGTGGATCTCGCCCCGGCTTGTTTCGACTGCGGAATAGCCTATGTCCCGAATTTCTTCGACAATACTGTCTCAGTCGTTGATGTCGTGAGGGCGAGAGAGGTCACAACGGTTCCCGTTGGTTCACTGCCGTACGCGGTGAGAGTCAGCCCAGATAAGAGATTCGTCTACGTTTCCAATTTCGGAGACGACACACTATCGGTCATCAGAACCTTCGACAATCAAGTCGTGGCCACAATCAACCTGGCCACGCCCTCGTTCCCTGCCAATGGTCCCGAGGGGGTGGCGGTTTCCCCGGACAATAGGTATGTGTATGTCGCTAATTTCCTGAGCGACAACATGACTGTCGTGGACGCCATTCGGCGCGTGGTTGTCACAGATGTTCCCTTCGGCACGGGCGCCGCTCACCCGGCCATAACCCCAGACGGCCTCCTTGCCTACGTCACCCTGCCCAACGCGGACGAGGTTGCGGTGGTGGATCTGAATGTAAACCTTGAAGTGGATCGGGTTACCGTAGGGACTGACCCGGAGGACATAGACATTGCCAGGCGCAAACCTCTCGCGCTCGTGGCCAACCAGGTGAGCGACGACGTGACCGCCATCAACACCGCGCTGGCCGCAGCCTCCGGGACGCCGATCCCCGTGGGAAGCGTTCCTACAGGGGTGGCGACCGCTCCTTCCGAGCAGGTTGCCTATGTGACCAACCAGGGTTCGGGCACGGTATCGGTGGTCAACATATTCACCCACAGCCAGGTAGGAACGATCACCGTCGGCAACTCTCCAATCGGAGTAGACACCACGGGAGGCGGTCGGTTCGTCATCGTCTCGAATTTCGCGGATGACACCGTATCCATAGTGGACGCAGCGCAAAGCCTCGTGCAGGCAACGGTCCCTGTTGGCAGTGGTCCGCTGTTCCTGGCGGTGCTCTAG
- a CDS encoding transposase, whose amino-acid sequence MSLSDIRDLAKPEGQVCPSCESKEFVRYGKPRGVQKYKCKRCRTYLTDLTGTVMHRTRLRGKWLQYLALMTE is encoded by the coding sequence GTGAGTCTCTCCGACATTCGCGACCTGGCAAAGCCCGAAGGGCAAGTCTGTCCGAGCTGCGAAAGCAAAGAGTTCGTCCGGTACGGAAAGCCCCGGGGCGTGCAAAAGTACAAGTGCAAGCGCTGCCGGACTTACTTGACCGACCTCACCGGCACGGTGATGCACCGCACCCGGCTGCGGGGAAAATGGCTCCAGTACCTCGCGCTGATGACGGAA
- a CDS encoding MarR family winged helix-turn-helix transcriptional regulator has protein sequence MHDSWDSRRVAEVFMHMPKVVNPVFRELVEEALKQEIGIAVGRINLLELIADNPGVRLKDLARDADVSASGLSVTIDRMVAEGLVRRSEDPRDRRRISLELTEAGRGLLDRINEFFVRRLESWFSTLPEEDLRRLGLALCAITEIVSGHAGRSRNGRKGGDRE, from the coding sequence GTGCACGACTCGTGGGACAGCCGCCGCGTGGCTGAGGTGTTCATGCACATGCCCAAGGTGGTCAACCCGGTATTCCGGGAACTTGTGGAGGAAGCTCTCAAGCAGGAGATCGGCATCGCAGTGGGTCGCATCAACCTTCTCGAGCTCATAGCGGACAACCCGGGGGTGAGGTTGAAAGATCTTGCGCGGGACGCGGATGTCTCGGCATCGGGGCTTTCAGTGACGATCGATCGAATGGTTGCCGAAGGGCTAGTCCGGCGGTCGGAGGATCCCCGCGATAGGCGGAGAATCTCATTAGAGTTGACCGAAGCCGGGCGGGGCCTTCTCGACCGAATCAACGAGTTCTTCGTCCGGCGGCTTGAGTCATGGTTCTCGACACTTCCGGAGGAGGATCTCAGAAGACTTGGGCTGGCGCTGTGCGCCATCACCGAGATCGTGTCCGGGCATGCGGGCAGAAGCAGAAACGGAAGGAAAGGTGGAGACCGCGAGTGA
- a CDS encoding alpha/beta fold hydrolase, with product MRIVTTRGRPALVFGLALALMLTGPGAAAVARAADQVKTDEGKFLIYMGETQIGTEEFRLDEKGAFSVVELSFMGTTSRAEVSLYGRPGAWTSYKLAAGPQTITAAIGEREVTVEVVGLKKTLTFDGPPTVVESNIFYHYQLMLDAYDRAAGGTQCQEVLIPSAMSSGEATIEIVGPVAEGTPIPLTEFRIVVTKVFGLTAFVDADGRMVELQFPAQQLRVVREDYDALARAHAQARKAESSAQGLPYTEEEFVVKNGDIELAGTLTIPAEGTGPYPAVFLNSGSGPQDRDGNTPPVFMTYMFRHMAERYASAGIAVMRYDERGVGKSTGSNEAALLSDLIGDVEALIAYLKAHPSIDRSRIVVLGHSEGGYIAPAVAAADPEIAGCIVIAGASTPLDQIMVEQVEYQASHEELDERSRALAASTMPMVKQLIQDAKDGKETSVVPSFNLDWLREHMIHDPIATIQKVRVPVLIIQGDKDLKVKPYHADVLGMALREAGNPDVTVVHLPMIGHEMMAWPYNNPDFDPHNPTKVPDEVYNTIGDWMVERLVTGR from the coding sequence GTGAGGATTGTAACCACCAGAGGGAGACCGGCGCTGGTTTTCGGTTTGGCTCTCGCTCTCATGTTGACGGGGCCCGGCGCGGCCGCGGTCGCTCGGGCGGCGGATCAGGTCAAGACGGACGAGGGCAAGTTCTTGATCTACATGGGCGAAACCCAGATCGGCACTGAAGAGTTCCGGCTTGATGAAAAGGGCGCGTTTTCTGTAGTGGAGCTATCGTTCATGGGCACCACAAGCCGTGCCGAGGTCAGCCTGTACGGGAGGCCGGGCGCTTGGACCTCATACAAGCTGGCCGCAGGGCCGCAGACTATCACAGCCGCCATTGGAGAACGCGAAGTCACCGTCGAAGTGGTGGGCTTGAAAAAGACACTGACGTTCGACGGGCCTCCTACGGTCGTGGAGAGCAACATCTTCTACCACTACCAGCTGATGCTCGACGCCTATGACCGTGCTGCCGGAGGGACCCAATGCCAGGAGGTCTTGATCCCGTCCGCCATGAGCTCGGGAGAGGCCACAATCGAGATAGTCGGGCCAGTCGCTGAAGGCACCCCAATTCCGCTCACCGAATTCCGTATAGTCGTAACAAAGGTCTTTGGCCTTACTGCCTTCGTAGACGCAGATGGCCGCATGGTGGAGTTGCAGTTTCCCGCTCAGCAGTTGAGGGTTGTCAGGGAGGACTACGATGCTCTCGCCCGAGCGCACGCCCAGGCGCGGAAGGCGGAGTCTTCCGCACAGGGGTTGCCCTATACCGAAGAGGAGTTCGTCGTGAAGAATGGCGATATCGAACTCGCGGGAACATTGACGATCCCGGCGGAGGGCACCGGCCCGTACCCTGCGGTTTTTCTCAACTCCGGCAGCGGCCCGCAGGACCGGGACGGAAACACTCCGCCGGTCTTCATGACTTACATGTTCCGGCATATGGCTGAGCGGTACGCGTCGGCGGGAATAGCGGTGATGCGTTACGACGAGCGGGGCGTGGGGAAGAGCACGGGCAGCAACGAGGCGGCACTTCTTTCCGACCTCATAGGGGACGTAGAGGCGTTGATCGCCTACCTCAAAGCGCATCCCTCGATCGATCGATCTCGCATAGTGGTGTTGGGCCACAGTGAAGGCGGGTACATCGCCCCGGCGGTGGCCGCGGCAGACCCTGAGATCGCTGGGTGTATAGTGATCGCGGGCGCGTCAACCCCGCTGGATCAGATCATGGTGGAGCAAGTTGAGTACCAGGCTAGCCATGAGGAACTCGATGAGAGGTCTCGCGCCCTGGCGGCGAGCACGATGCCTATGGTTAAGCAGCTGATCCAAGATGCGAAAGACGGGAAGGAGACTTCCGTAGTCCCGTCGTTCAACCTGGACTGGCTCAGGGAGCACATGATTCATGACCCCATTGCCACGATTCAGAAGGTGCGGGTGCCGGTCCTCATCATCCAGGGAGACAAGGACCTGAAGGTGAAGCCGTATCATGCAGATGTTCTGGGCATGGCTCTTCGGGAGGCTGGGAACCCGGACGTCACCGTGGTGCACTTGCCTATGATAGGCCACGAGATGATGGCCTGGCCTTACAACAACCCGGATTTCGACCCGCACAACCCCACGAAGGTCCCTGACGAGGTCTACAATACCATCGGGGACTGGATGGTCGAGCGGTTGGTGACAGGCAGGTAG
- a CDS encoding PLP-dependent aminotransferase family protein: protein MYLKLDRRSREPLFAQIRDQIRDLVSQGALPPGVRLPPTRDLADSLGVSRAVVVQAYDELAALGTIESSVGRGSFVAPARAGVGPLPAARRAPDWSALLSDGMLKVNRLLSARRVSASSGGGRTVTDFASLCPHIDEESSQRFRHSLNWAYSIEGRRVLEYGDPQGYRPLRALIAREMSEVGVPTERDGVIVTSGSQQAVNLVAMTLLNPGDAVVIQNPTYPPSASRLAHTGAEILPVGVEGDGFDLEAARAIVSSRRVKLMYLMPTCHNPTGLTMSYETRRRIISLAREHNCAVAEDGFSDALAYPGHLIPPMSALDSEGRTLYMGSLSKILFPGIRLGWIAACPELVNSLVNAKRISDLDTSLVLQVAAYDFWNRGYLDQNVRRMRTVYFKRREAVLEAVEEYFPAGTTCTGTRGGLFVWVRVPGVADTESLLPAARARGVEFAPGARFDIAGGSRDCMRLSFSSVPLEEIRPGIRALAEVIRDASGMG from the coding sequence ATGTACCTGAAACTCGATCGTCGGTCTCGGGAACCCTTGTTTGCGCAGATCAGAGACCAGATCAGAGATCTTGTTTCCCAGGGCGCGTTGCCCCCGGGTGTTCGCCTTCCCCCGACACGGGATCTCGCTGATTCACTCGGAGTCAGCAGGGCTGTGGTTGTCCAGGCCTACGACGAGCTCGCGGCCCTCGGGACGATAGAAAGCTCTGTGGGCCGCGGGAGCTTTGTGGCGCCGGCACGAGCCGGCGTCGGTCCTCTGCCCGCGGCGCGGAGAGCGCCGGACTGGAGTGCCCTGCTCTCAGACGGGATGCTCAAGGTCAACCGGCTGCTCTCTGCGCGCCGCGTGTCGGCATCGAGCGGCGGTGGCAGGACTGTCACAGATTTTGCGAGTCTCTGCCCACACATCGATGAGGAATCCTCCCAGAGGTTCAGACACTCTTTGAACTGGGCCTACTCCATAGAAGGCCGGCGAGTGCTGGAGTACGGTGATCCCCAGGGATACAGGCCCCTTCGTGCCCTGATTGCCAGGGAGATGTCTGAGGTGGGGGTCCCGACCGAGCGTGACGGGGTGATCGTGACGTCAGGAAGCCAGCAGGCTGTCAATCTGGTTGCTATGACGCTTCTCAATCCCGGCGACGCAGTCGTCATTCAGAACCCCACTTACCCACCGAGCGCGAGCAGGTTGGCGCATACCGGAGCTGAGATCCTGCCGGTGGGGGTGGAGGGGGACGGCTTTGACCTCGAGGCGGCACGAGCAATAGTGTCCTCACGCCGGGTCAAGCTTATGTACCTGATGCCCACCTGTCACAACCCGACGGGTCTGACCATGTCCTATGAGACGAGGCGGAGGATCATCTCTCTTGCCCGCGAGCATAACTGCGCAGTGGCGGAAGATGGGTTTTCGGACGCCCTGGCTTACCCGGGCCACCTCATTCCGCCCATGAGTGCCCTGGACTCGGAGGGAAGGACCTTGTACATGGGGTCTCTCTCCAAGATCTTGTTCCCCGGAATCCGGCTCGGATGGATCGCAGCATGCCCAGAGCTGGTGAATTCGCTGGTGAATGCCAAACGCATATCAGACCTGGATACCAGCCTGGTCCTGCAGGTGGCCGCGTATGACTTCTGGAACCGAGGTTATCTCGATCAGAATGTGAGACGCATGCGTACCGTGTACTTCAAACGACGGGAGGCCGTGTTGGAGGCAGTGGAGGAGTACTTCCCGGCTGGGACAACTTGCACCGGAACGAGAGGTGGGCTGTTTGTGTGGGTCCGGGTGCCAGGGGTCGCGGACACAGAATCGCTGCTCCCAGCCGCCAGGGCCCGGGGCGTGGAGTTTGCTCCCGGGGCGCGGTTCGACATCGCGGGCGGGTCCCGTGACTGCATGCGCCTGTCGTTCAGCTCCGTGCCACTCGAGGAGATACGCCCGGGAATCAGAGCGCTTGCCGAGGTCATAAGGGATGCCTCTGGAATGGGATAG